One genomic region from Evansella sp. LMS18 encodes:
- a CDS encoding aldo/keto reductase produces the protein MELQDALKKKIGLGTAPLGNMFRDVPEEEALKTIQNAWDNGIRYFDTAPFYGFGLSELRVGEILSQFSRDEYVLSSKVGRIVLEEEEEKEGLFEYGRKNKITHDYTEEGTLRSIDDSLKRLQTDRLDFVFVHDISPDFHGDEWISKFDEARKGAFKTLTRLRDEGVIKGWGLGLNKAVPIELALQLEETSPDICLSATQYTIMQHEEALNKMMPLAEKNNTEIVVGSPYNSGALLGCDHFDYAEVPEDKKEQADHLRKIAEEHNVSLKAAALQFSTAHPVVRAVIPGSTKPDRIEEDLAAMDEKIPQAFWDELIEKNFISSEAPLPK, from the coding sequence ATGGAATTACAAGATGCACTTAAGAAGAAAATAGGTTTGGGCACGGCTCCCCTTGGCAATATGTTCCGGGATGTGCCGGAGGAAGAAGCACTGAAGACAATCCAGAATGCGTGGGATAACGGGATTCGCTATTTTGACACAGCGCCCTTTTACGGTTTTGGCTTATCGGAACTTCGAGTAGGTGAAATACTCTCCCAATTCTCCAGAGATGAATATGTGTTAAGCTCGAAGGTTGGGCGGATTGTCCTGGAGGAAGAAGAGGAAAAAGAAGGTCTTTTTGAATATGGGCGTAAAAATAAAATTACTCATGACTACACAGAGGAAGGCACATTAAGGTCAATTGACGACAGCCTTAAACGCCTTCAGACAGACCGTCTGGATTTTGTATTCGTACATGATATTTCCCCTGACTTTCACGGGGATGAATGGATTTCAAAGTTTGATGAGGCTCGAAAAGGAGCATTTAAAACTTTGACGCGTCTCCGGGATGAAGGTGTTATTAAAGGTTGGGGGCTTGGGCTGAATAAGGCTGTTCCGATAGAACTGGCCCTCCAGCTGGAAGAAACTTCTCCGGACATTTGTTTGTCTGCAACACAGTATACAATCATGCAGCATGAAGAAGCGCTTAATAAAATGATGCCTTTAGCTGAAAAAAATAACACAGAAATCGTTGTAGGAAGCCCTTATAATTCAGGGGCACTTTTAGGATGCGATCACTTTGATTACGCGGAAGTTCCTGAAGATAAAAAGGAGCAGGCGGACCATTTGAGAAAAATTGCAGAGGAACACAATGTTTCATTAAAAGCAGCAGCACTGCAGTTCTCTACTGCCCATCCTGTGGTAAGAGCGGTGATTCCTGGTTCCACAAAGCCAGATCGCATTGAAGAGGACTTAGCTGCGATGGATGAAAAAATCCCTCAGGCGTTTTGGGATGAACTCATTGAAAAGAACTTCATTTCCAGTGAGGCACCGCTGCCAAAATAA
- a CDS encoding Mrp/NBP35 family ATP-binding protein — translation MITEEKVVHSLRNIKDPHLQKNLVDVQAIKELKIKENMVSLKLAIAQPGTADQMALQQQVVNAVKAAGAHSVGLRFEKMAEEVLAQLGGQAEEMNKSLLDRMEETTFIAVTSGKGGVGKSTVSVNIATALARKGKKVGIIDADIYGFSVPDMMGIQERLKISGQRVLPVNRFGVQVISMGFFVHDNSPIVWRGPMLGKMLNNFFSEVEWEDPEYVILDLPPGTGDVALDVHSMLPTTKEIVVTTPHPSAAFVAARAGLMAMRTGHEILGVIENMAYFESKATGEKEYIFGKGGAQKLANDLNSEVLAQIPLGQPELDTGDFAPSIYGEDHPTGRIYMELADKVISKTSK, via the coding sequence GTGATTACAGAAGAAAAAGTGGTTCATTCGCTCAGGAATATAAAAGATCCTCATTTGCAGAAAAATTTAGTGGATGTACAAGCCATCAAAGAGCTGAAAATAAAGGAGAACATGGTCAGCCTTAAGCTGGCAATTGCACAGCCAGGAACTGCAGACCAAATGGCCCTTCAGCAGCAGGTAGTTAACGCAGTAAAGGCTGCAGGAGCTCATTCTGTAGGGCTTCGTTTTGAAAAAATGGCTGAGGAAGTATTAGCACAGCTTGGCGGACAAGCTGAAGAAATGAATAAATCTCTCTTAGACAGAATGGAGGAGACCACTTTCATCGCTGTGACGAGCGGTAAAGGTGGTGTGGGAAAATCCACAGTATCCGTTAACATTGCCACCGCACTGGCCCGTAAAGGTAAGAAAGTGGGAATAATTGATGCAGATATATACGGATTCAGTGTTCCTGATATGATGGGAATTCAGGAGCGGCTGAAGATTTCAGGGCAGCGGGTATTGCCTGTTAACCGGTTTGGTGTACAAGTCATATCCATGGGCTTCTTTGTACATGATAATTCTCCAATCGTCTGGCGCGGACCTATGCTTGGAAAAATGCTGAATAATTTCTTCTCGGAGGTGGAATGGGAGGACCCGGAATACGTAATCCTTGACCTGCCGCCAGGAACAGGAGATGTGGCACTTGATGTTCACTCCATGCTGCCGACCACAAAAGAAATTGTCGTTACGACACCTCACCCATCTGCAGCATTCGTAGCAGCCCGTGCAGGACTTATGGCAATGAGAACCGGCCATGAAATACTCGGGGTCATTGAAAATATGGCATATTTCGAAAGTAAAGCTACAGGCGAAAAAGAATACATCTTTGGCAAGGGCGGCGCCCAGAAACTGGCTAATGATTTAAACAGTGAAGTGTTAGCACAAATACCACTGGGCCAGCCGGAACTGGACACAGGTGATTTCGCCCCTTCCATCTATGGAGAAGACCATCCAACCGGCAGGATTTATATGGAGCTCGCTGATAAAGTAATCAGCAAAACGAGTAAATAA
- a CDS encoding twin-arginine translocase TatA/TatE family subunit — protein MLSNIGIPGLILIFVIALLIFGPKKLPELGKAVGTTLREFKSSVNGMMDEKEAVKKESQEAPKEEKKDA, from the coding sequence ATGTTGTCTAATATCGGTATACCAGGCCTTATTCTGATCTTTGTCATCGCGCTGCTTATTTTTGGGCCAAAGAAATTACCGGAACTCGGAAAAGCCGTCGGGACTACGCTGAGAGAGTTCAAGTCTTCGGTTAACGGCATGATGGATGAGAAAGAAGCTGTGAAAAAAGAAAGTCAGGAGGCACCGAAGGAAGAAAAGAAAGATGCGTAA
- the fdhD gene encoding formate dehydrogenase accessory sulfurtransferase FdhD, with amino-acid sequence MFNKTCPEEYPINLFVNGRNLLTIQLTEVHLDDWAVGYMYAEGIIESSDEVQEIAIDPYRGNIHVKLDNQVDMEEFLKKKKTITAGCGKGATFRSMKEMSHFKRVKDARSVSTELLRRKMKEMYKLTPIYHQTGGMHAACIIDGNDEMIVREDIGRHNAIDKAIGAALKKGLIGRDCVIMTTGRISMEMCSKVARFGVGVAASRTASTNLAVALAKELNVDLVGYVRGQSAYVYTEGKRVMKLVNG; translated from the coding sequence ATGTTTAATAAGACGTGCCCGGAAGAATATCCGATTAATTTGTTTGTGAATGGCAGGAACTTATTAACGATTCAGCTAACAGAAGTCCATCTGGATGATTGGGCTGTTGGTTATATGTACGCGGAAGGGATTATCGAATCATCAGATGAAGTTCAGGAAATTGCGATTGACCCGTACCGGGGGAATATTCATGTCAAACTGGATAATCAGGTGGACATGGAGGAGTTTTTGAAAAAAAAGAAGACGATAACTGCCGGATGCGGGAAAGGCGCCACATTCCGTTCCATGAAAGAGATGAGCCATTTTAAGAGAGTGAAAGATGCGAGAAGTGTTTCTACCGAATTATTAAGGCGGAAAATGAAAGAAATGTATAAATTAACTCCGATTTATCATCAGACCGGCGGCATGCATGCGGCGTGCATCATTGATGGGAATGACGAAATGATTGTGAGAGAGGACATTGGCAGACATAACGCCATTGACAAAGCAATTGGTGCGGCACTGAAGAAAGGGTTGATTGGCCGAGATTGTGTGATTATGACAACGGGCCGGATTTCCATGGAGATGTGTTCGAAGGTGGCCCGCTTTGGAGTAGGGGTGGCTGCATCTAGGACCGCTTCGACTAATCTAGCCGTGGCGTTGGCGAAAGAGCTGAATGTTGATCTAGTAGGCTATGTCCGGGGCCAGTCCGCTTATGTATATACAGAAGGGAAGCGGGTGATGAAACTGGTGAACGGGTAG
- a CDS encoding twin-arginine translocation signal domain-containing protein gives MLTRREFLKRAGAVTAGATIASVSGINIKPVQAQVSKIKLQVKEGRQVPSVCPYCSVGCGMIITESEGKIINIEGNPDSPLNLGSLCPKGAAAFQLVENDNRPKEVLYRAPHSTSWETQPLDWAMDRIAEKIKEDRDNSFIEKQDGKLVNVNPALASLGGSTLENEWNYIHAKLMRGLGVVNVENHARI, from the coding sequence ATGCTTACACGGCGCGAGTTCTTGAAGCGTGCTGGTGCTGTTACAGCTGGGGCAACAATTGCATCTGTGTCGGGGATTAATATCAAGCCGGTACAGGCTCAGGTTTCAAAAATCAAGCTGCAGGTGAAGGAAGGAAGACAAGTTCCAAGTGTTTGCCCATATTGTTCCGTAGGATGCGGCATGATCATCACCGAATCCGAGGGGAAAATTATCAATATTGAAGGGAATCCGGACAGCCCGCTTAACTTAGGGTCATTATGTCCGAAAGGGGCGGCCGCATTTCAGCTAGTGGAAAACGATAATCGTCCGAAAGAGGTACTGTACCGTGCACCTCACTCCACATCATGGGAAACGCAGCCTCTCGACTGGGCGATGGACCGGATTGCGGAAAAGATTAAAGAAGACCGTGACAACAGCTTTATTGAAAAACAGGATGGAAAGCTTGTTAATGTGAACCCGGCTTTAGCATCTCTGGGCGGTTCCACCCTTGAAAATGAGTGGAATTATATACATGCGAAATTAATGCGTGGTTTAGGCGTTGTGAACGTCGAAAACCACGCCCGGATATGA
- a CDS encoding 4Fe-4S dicluster domain-containing protein, whose amino-acid sequence MTQIESRKGMFIDTTLCHGCKACEVACKSWNELPANSAPSLTGNSYDNTGKLDGENWRHVKFIEDISDDRKDSRWLFLSDSCKHCQLAGCMSVCPTNAIIRTEFDTVYIDHDTCIGCKYCITGCPFGVIEIGHLSGTAEKCTLCYDRLQAGQQPACAQACPTDSIEFGEVEDLVTMAKKREQYLQSAGYGKAQIYGDKNILGGLNVFYMLEDKPEKYGLPSNPQMPQKTMVGGYWSSVFSLFAVGLVSLLSFRSYRERKFKEEEETTTGA is encoded by the coding sequence ATGACACAGATTGAAAGCAGAAAAGGTATGTTTATTGACACTACCCTTTGCCACGGATGTAAGGCGTGTGAAGTAGCATGTAAGTCATGGAATGAGCTGCCTGCCAACTCTGCTCCGTCGTTAACCGGGAACAGTTACGATAACACAGGCAAGCTGGACGGGGAAAACTGGCGCCATGTGAAATTTATCGAGGACATTTCTGATGACCGGAAAGATTCACGCTGGCTTTTTCTGTCAGATTCCTGTAAACACTGTCAGCTGGCAGGATGTATGTCCGTCTGCCCGACAAATGCGATTATCCGTACGGAGTTTGACACTGTCTATATTGATCATGATACGTGTATCGGCTGTAAATACTGCATTACCGGCTGTCCATTCGGTGTAATCGAGATTGGCCATCTGAGCGGGACCGCAGAAAAATGTACGTTATGTTATGACCGTCTGCAGGCCGGCCAGCAGCCGGCATGTGCCCAGGCGTGCCCGACCGATTCTATCGAGTTCGGGGAAGTGGAAGACCTGGTGACGATGGCTAAAAAGAGAGAGCAGTATTTACAATCTGCTGGCTACGGGAAAGCGCAGATTTATGGAGACAAAAATATTTTAGGCGGCCTGAACGTGTTTTACATGCTTGAAGATAAACCGGAAAAATACGGTCTTCCAAGCAATCCGCAAATGCCTCAAAAAACCATGGTTGGTGGTTACTGGAGTAGTGTTTTCAGCTTATTCGCTGTTGGCCTTGTATCCCTTCTGAGCTTCCGGTCGTACCGTGAACGGAAGTTTAAAGAAGAAGAAGAAACCACCACAGGTGCGTAA
- the nrfD gene encoding NrfD/PsrC family molybdoenzyme membrane anchor subunit encodes MYNYELTQLKSPDFPFIIIFDLFIGGIAAGAFLVAVLLLAFGGKINKAGLHRAYYITIALLPVYGLLLILKLEQKERFVNVMWQAREGSLMINFQSPMSLGAWVLNVFIVFAAVGFLYALRKDGLLQFSWAEKLYKSAVWLHEGPGAKVFLSLGAVFAGWFAMYLGVLVTTSHLPAWTATPFIPTLWAFSAVVTGVSVVILLLVFTNRGSQMDESIHRLDNIVKSVIVANIVMIIVFVIALGQWSETVTRGMYGALLWGGVVGAGLLVPLLLKMKPKLLGQKYTLIFSSVLVLVGGFILRYVVMMGPMSYW; translated from the coding sequence ATGTACAATTATGAACTGACCCAATTAAAAAGTCCGGATTTTCCTTTTATTATCATCTTTGACCTTTTCATCGGCGGGATAGCGGCAGGGGCGTTTTTAGTCGCTGTCCTCCTCCTGGCCTTTGGGGGCAAAATTAATAAAGCAGGATTGCACCGTGCTTATTATATAACGATAGCACTCCTGCCGGTTTACGGATTGCTTCTTATTCTAAAGCTGGAACAAAAAGAACGGTTCGTTAATGTCATGTGGCAGGCAAGGGAAGGCAGCCTAATGATCAACTTCCAGTCGCCAATGTCGTTAGGTGCCTGGGTGTTAAATGTATTTATCGTTTTTGCGGCAGTCGGTTTTCTCTATGCGTTAAGGAAAGACGGCCTGCTTCAATTTTCATGGGCGGAAAAGCTTTATAAGTCAGCGGTCTGGCTCCATGAAGGCCCTGGGGCTAAAGTATTCCTGTCGCTTGGAGCTGTTTTTGCAGGATGGTTCGCTATGTACTTGGGAGTACTTGTGACAACATCACACCTGCCTGCATGGACAGCAACGCCTTTCATACCAACATTATGGGCATTTAGTGCAGTAGTTACAGGTGTATCTGTCGTGATTTTACTGCTTGTTTTTACGAACCGGGGTTCCCAGATGGATGAATCGATTCACCGCCTTGATAACATCGTGAAAAGTGTGATCGTCGCAAACATCGTGATGATCATCGTCTTCGTGATTGCATTGGGGCAATGGAGCGAGACGGTGACAAGAGGAATGTACGGTGCCCTCTTATGGGGCGGTGTCGTCGGTGCCGGTTTGTTAGTGCCATTACTGTTAAAAATGAAGCCAAAACTTCTCGGGCAAAAATACACGTTAATTTTTTCAAGTGTATTAGTTCTGGTCGGCGGATTTATCCTTCGGTACGTGGTGATGATGGGGCCGATGTCGTATTGGTGA
- a CDS encoding formate dehydrogenase accessory protein FdhE, translated as MSKVRSVKNVWSRMIDKNKELKNVSKIHIDLIERLEKAEPSVAELNLSKEEVEGKLKEGIPYLEGEEDNIELSSAVIQFRELSSWTGLGDSRSNFKKMGKKAEDMEIHHLLKAWLTGESMAIDQFADKFHLPLDVLFVLVRYSLLPTLHEYAKEFDQTKVFNEEAWMKDYCPVCGDQHGLAEYRGSERFRHFRCLSCAGDWVFWRIACPHCDNRDHNKLSTIFIKEEKGSFQIDVCDECNGYVKGINKLDPSSPIFLLLDDFATFHLDMLAKEKGYVRGCLSPPE; from the coding sequence ATGAGCAAAGTCAGATCTGTAAAAAATGTGTGGAGCCGCATGATTGATAAAAATAAAGAACTGAAGAATGTTTCAAAGATTCATATTGATTTGATAGAGCGACTGGAAAAAGCTGAACCTTCAGTTGCTGAGCTGAATTTATCTAAAGAGGAAGTGGAAGGAAAACTTAAAGAAGGAATTCCTTACTTAGAAGGGGAAGAAGATAATATTGAGCTGAGTTCAGCTGTTATTCAGTTTCGTGAACTTTCAAGCTGGACAGGGTTAGGCGACTCCCGCTCAAATTTTAAAAAGATGGGCAAGAAAGCTGAAGATATGGAAATTCATCATCTGCTAAAGGCCTGGTTAACTGGTGAAAGTATGGCCATTGACCAGTTTGCAGATAAATTCCATCTGCCCTTGGATGTTTTATTTGTACTCGTTCGCTACAGCTTGCTGCCTACTTTACATGAATACGCAAAAGAGTTCGATCAAACTAAAGTGTTTAATGAAGAAGCATGGATGAAAGATTATTGTCCAGTATGCGGCGATCAGCACGGTCTTGCGGAATACCGGGGCAGCGAGAGATTCCGCCACTTCCGATGTTTATCATGTGCCGGCGATTGGGTGTTCTGGCGAATTGCCTGCCCCCACTGTGACAACCGGGACCATAACAAACTGAGCACCATCTTCATTAAAGAAGAGAAAGGCTCCTTCCAGATTGATGTTTGCGATGAATGCAATGGCTACGTGAAAGGAATAAATAAACTCGACCCATCAAGCCCAATATTTTTGTTATTAGACGATTTTGCAACATTTCATTTAGATATGCTGGCAAAAGA